The following proteins are co-located in the Papaver somniferum cultivar HN1 unplaced genomic scaffold, ASM357369v1 unplaced-scaffold_128, whole genome shotgun sequence genome:
- the LOC113331906 gene encoding uncharacterized protein LOC113331906 has translation MVNERIIQNNVWKRLWKSSTTHRVKLFAWRCIHDYHPTRIRLDRYNSSIGTQYAICDHNEETMEHLLFHCRHARTVWRLVNVDIDEVQRRCDSVSVWVESWFLNINNNDDDRWLATLMITAWILWKDRCNMVFQGVKLNPFNSMHRIQYHLHSHLLDKSMNTSIVNSSAHSQWNPHMQDVLKFNVDASFDEETNTLGTDIVLCSHAGNCEGIKGFYIYGVLSPGAGECMDIQEPLLWAREKRFTRIHIEADAKLVVQSITDNVLLIQWGNIESSEAD, from the coding sequence ATGGTTAATGAAAGGATTATTCAAAACAACGTCTGGAAAAGGCTTTGGAAGAGTAGCACAACCCACAGAGTTAAGCTATTTGCTTGGAGATGTATACATGACTACCATCCCACAAGGATTAGGTTGGATCGATATAACTCAAGTATTGGTACTCAGTATGCAATTTGTGATCACAATGAGGAAACAATGGAACATCTTCTGTTTCATTGTAGGCATGCAAGAACTGTTTGGAGATTGGTTAATGTTGACATTGACGAAGTACAAAGAAGGTGTGATAGTGTCTCAGTGTGGGTTGAGAGTTGGTTCTTAAACATTAACAATAATGACGACGACAGATGGTTGGCTACATTAATGATAACTGCTTGGATACTTTGGAAGGACAGATGCAACATGGTTTTTCAGGGAGTAAAACTTAATCCTTTTAACTCCATGCATAGAATTCAATATCATTTGCATTCACATTTACTTGACAAATCGATGAATACAAGCATTGTTAATTCATCTGCACACTCTCAATGGAATCCTCACATGCAAGATGTATTAAAATTTAATGTAGATGCTTCATTTGATGAGGAAACTAACACACTTGGCACTGACATTGTCTTATGCTCTCATGCAGGAAACTGTGAAGGGATCAAAGGATTCTACATATATGGAGTATTAAGTCCAGGGGCTGGAGAGTGCATGGATATACAAGAACCTCTGCTGTGGGCTCGAGAAAAGCGGTTCACAAGAATACACATAGAAGCTGATGCAAAGTTAGTAGTTCAATCAATCACTGATAATGTTCTCCTTATACAGTGGGGGAACATAGAATCTTCTGAAGCAGATTAA